A single window of Elusimicrobiaceae bacterium DNA harbors:
- the metG gene encoding methionine--tRNA ligase — METKKYYITTPLYYINADPHIGHAYTTLAADILARHLRAQGRQVHFLTGTDEHGANIEKIAREKKVGPQAWADTIAARFAAMWELLDIRYDDFIRTTQPRHEEAVKLVFENLLEQGDIYKGSYEGLYCYPCENYWEEKDLKPGNLCPVHGKPLQSVKEDTYFFRLSKYENALLNYFEGHPEFLLPKNRSQEIINFVKDGLQDVSVSRSKVAWGIPIRSDPSHTIYVWFEALLNYATAVGYGERLAHSSEDKAAMRALTGGLDMDRYWPADYHLMGKEIYRFHAVIWPAMLLALGLPLPRRVFAHGWWTVNGEKMSKSRGNFVDPAGMAAKYGVDALRYFLFREVPFGGDGDFSVASFRQRYNSDLANDLGNLLNRITNMSVKYLGGTVPEPAQDSAMPAQIAETDSAYNAHMQRLEFDMALNRVWALISGMNRLIDREQPWAKAKTEPEKLPAIFGDLAAGMLAVSGWLAPFMPGTAEKIRASLRGPDGKIQVCPPLFPRLADEAAGPAK, encoded by the coding sequence ATGGAAACCAAAAAATACTATATCACCACCCCGCTTTATTACATCAACGCGGACCCGCATATCGGCCACGCCTACACCACCCTGGCAGCCGACATTCTGGCGCGGCACCTGCGGGCGCAGGGCAGGCAGGTTCATTTCCTCACCGGCACCGACGAGCACGGCGCGAACATCGAAAAAATCGCGCGTGAAAAGAAAGTCGGGCCGCAGGCCTGGGCCGACACAATCGCCGCCAGATTCGCGGCGATGTGGGAACTGCTCGATATCCGCTACGACGATTTTATCCGCACCACCCAGCCCCGCCATGAAGAGGCGGTGAAACTGGTTTTCGAAAACCTCCTTGAGCAGGGCGACATCTACAAGGGAAGCTACGAAGGCCTGTACTGCTACCCGTGCGAGAACTACTGGGAGGAGAAAGACCTTAAGCCCGGCAACCTCTGCCCGGTGCACGGAAAACCGCTTCAGTCCGTAAAGGAAGACACATATTTTTTCCGCCTGTCGAAATACGAAAACGCGCTCCTGAATTATTTCGAGGGCCACCCGGAATTCCTGCTGCCTAAAAACCGGAGCCAGGAGATAATAAATTTCGTGAAAGACGGCCTGCAGGACGTGTCCGTATCGCGCTCGAAAGTGGCCTGGGGCATTCCGATCAGATCGGATCCCTCACATACGATCTATGTGTGGTTCGAAGCGCTGCTGAATTACGCCACGGCGGTCGGCTACGGCGAGCGGCTGGCGCATTCATCGGAAGACAAAGCCGCCATGCGCGCGCTCACCGGCGGACTGGATATGGACCGGTACTGGCCCGCCGACTATCACCTTATGGGCAAGGAGATCTACCGCTTTCACGCCGTGATCTGGCCGGCGATGCTTTTGGCTCTCGGCCTGCCGCTGCCAAGGCGCGTGTTCGCGCACGGCTGGTGGACGGTGAACGGAGAAAAAATGTCCAAATCGCGCGGCAACTTCGTTGATCCCGCCGGGATGGCCGCCAAATACGGAGTGGACGCGTTGCGCTATTTCCTGTTTCGGGAAGTGCCGTTCGGCGGCGACGGCGATTTTTCAGTCGCCTCGTTCCGGCAGCGCTACAACTCCGATCTGGCCAACGATCTGGGCAACCTGCTCAACCGGATAACGAACATGTCGGTCAAGTATCTGGGCGGAACGGTGCCGGAGCCGGCGCAAGATTCCGCCATGCCCGCCCAAATCGCCGAAACCGATTCGGCCTACAACGCCCATATGCAGCGGCTTGAGTTTGACATGGCGCTTAACAGGGTCTGGGCGCTCATTTCCGGCATGAACCGGCTGATTGACCGGGAACAGCCCTGGGCCAAAGCCAAAACCGAGCCGGAAAAACTGCCCGCCATTTTCGGCGATCTGGCGGCGGGCATGCTCGCCGTCAGCGGCTGGCTCGCGCCTTTCATGCCGGGCACGGCGGAAAA
- the tmk gene encoding dTMP kinase: MPEKGLFIVFEGPDRAGKTTQARKLAAYLQSRGIETVHTREPGGTPFAEAIRSILLDPCHKVAPSAELLLYEAARAQHTQQLVRPALAAGKAVLSERYTMSTVAYQGYGRGLDLKLVNRLNKAATGGLRPDLTLVFLMPDKRFSQRSLHIAADRLELEGARFRRKVRAGYRRAAAGDARAVVINADRSIEAISAEIITLVSALKAVKRMVKT; the protein is encoded by the coding sequence GGCCCGACCGCGCGGGCAAAACCACGCAGGCGAGGAAACTCGCCGCGTATCTGCAGTCGCGCGGCATCGAAACCGTGCATACCCGTGAGCCGGGCGGCACGCCGTTCGCCGAAGCGATCCGCTCGATCCTGCTTGACCCGTGCCATAAGGTCGCGCCATCGGCCGAACTGCTGCTTTACGAAGCCGCACGGGCCCAGCACACCCAGCAGCTGGTGCGGCCCGCGCTGGCGGCGGGGAAAGCGGTTCTGTCGGAACGCTATACCATGTCCACCGTGGCGTACCAGGGCTACGGCCGGGGGCTGGACCTGAAGCTGGTAAACCGGCTCAACAAAGCCGCAACCGGCGGGCTCAGACCCGACCTCACGCTGGTCTTTCTCATGCCGGACAAAAGGTTTTCACAGCGGAGCCTGCATATCGCCGCCGACCGGCTGGAACTGGAAGGCGCGCGGTTCCGCCGGAAAGTGCGCGCGGGCTACCGCAGGGCCGCCGCGGGCGACGCGCGCGCGGTTGTCATAAACGCCGACCGCTCCATCGAAGCGATCAGCGCGGAAATCATCACGCTGGTCAGCGCGCTTAAAGCGGTCAAACGAATGGTGAAGACATGA